ttagtgcattcaGTTTTTGAAGACAACTTGTAAGGGACCACATGGAGACTGTAAGCAGAAGGACAGGCTGAAGATATGTTCAGGCCAGTAATCATCACAACATCCAACAGTGTCGGCGCTAATGGGCTATGCCCAAAGAGgaagcaattcaaggcatcagaccagaaataaccgatggtcttcagaaggttttcatctttctcaagaggggaGAGTGACAAAGACAAGGCATCGGCTATTCCAATTGATTCCCACAGGGGTTGGTAGGTGTTCGCTACCCTATTGTACCAAGCCATCCAGCCTTCAGGAGGgtttggccaggcgcggaggctatccgaccagaATTCTAGGTCTACATTTtggctcacaaaggggattcggttggcctcacacgagatcagatctatgggttttTCGTAAGAGCGAGGTCCAAGGCAAAAGGAATCGGGGGAGGAAGGatgtggcaagaagatatcggaagcctgaaaaaccccaaAAATTGCCGGGGGAAAAGTCATTTAACGGCGTAGTAAAAAATGTGCGGATGCTAGGTtagattaatgggggtcggggtttaccttcagaccaaaggcggcggcggcggtgcgcgaagattccgccatcgggagACGTGGATCGAAACCTTGGAGAATGAATctagggcggcggcgcaagatcgagcgtgtgtctcaaggactaggggagatctcgcggctagggtttgcgagcgaAAAGGGGATCGGAATCGGCCTGTAGAGGTTTGCGCTGGATTGACTGGCAGAAGGTGAAGTAAAATGAAGAGCGGTTTCAGATCCGGGGTGGTATACCTTaaagccgatgcgatgccatcggcttTTGAATGAATTGTTGTGCATAATAAGAGGGATTAACACAAAGCAGATTGTATTCATGGCAAGTCAGCAAGAACAAAAGAGGAACTAGCTACTCCTGGAACCAACCTAACAGGGgtactacaatctaccaccagtgcacatcagaggctttgcggcgcttggacggtggagcgatgctggcgccgctgctgctgctaccgtcgTCGCCATCATCGTCAGCGTCGTTCCCATCGCTGCCACTGGTGAAGCCGTCATCATCGTCGGTTCCTCCGCGACTgtcggaagtgtcgtccgatgacctgtcaaggagaaagttacctgccatcggatcttcttcggaggagagggagtcggattcttcctctgagaaagaaaggtcttctccccaaagggcatcatcctcctcttcctccagctcggctccgaggagaaGAGCGAGATCCTCGCCGTCAGTCAGAGAGCCGTCATCTTCGGACTGATAATCAAAGTCCCACTccactgcgtcccaatgcaggggagcacggacctcataagcggcgattgggtcatattctggagtgggtTCTCGTGTTGTTCCGGACTCGTAGGAGAtgacggaggaagcagaggaagaagaggccatGGTGAAGAAAGGAGAGGGAGTCGACGATGGTTGTGAGGGAAAGTGGGTAAAGAAGGTGCTGGAAACAAATTTATAAAGCCAACGAGTGgatgaaatgaatcggcaccgtaacggttcCCCAGGAGGTCGATGCAGAGTAGTCACGTCCATCGGGAGCCGAAAGGGCGCGGTCgtacggatcggaagacgaagggtcaaggcagtaatgatttcggaatttctattaccgaaaccaggggggcatgtgttatcaccgtattttgaccaggtcagaagtgggccacggagcaagatgggcttggaaggcggtcgtgacaaagcttgcgaGTTGGGCCCGCgtggaagatggaggccataaggccgcgtaaattaggaataaacagttaagattcgtgttgtgttaggttagggttagttaaagagaacaagtctacggactataaatatgtaccgtgAATAAACGAGAAAAAGgatcaatcatcatcaactctcggcgtatcgcctcccctgttttagggttcttcatcgggtaagcgccacgcgaccccgatcacgtcttgcgtgatcggggtagcgttacccttgctcgttcgctcatacgttgctcgtgctgaagccttgtagatggcgagtagcgttatttatcttagcatgcgttgagtaatcttttcttttggtgctttcattgtgctttatgcgttgctctcgcatgtttgatcatcgTACCTATTCGTGGGTATGttggttttatcttgtttcgtagttgtcagtagatccaatctgttatggctggcttctatgtatttagaagcttggttcaatatgtgcacgattaggccttgcaaacgaattgaatgatccgatagtatgctctgtatcggcttgtgcttgaatagaggttgttcgggaatcggcttttagttgttttctcgctctctgtttagatcgttttgtcgatgtttttgtgtatctattaggctcaattacgtgtaggatgttccgatcgtgtagtgagggcttagttgttgtggattggattagattgcatttatgaagcaagttttatttagatATATACATACGTATCAATTTCCATATTGCCTGTtctaaagatccgatccggtattgacgcaatcggctcttcatagccgatgccggggaggaggtaatgagccgatcacggctcggattgacctatacacatgtctgtgtatgcaggagttggacacgtcacaccttcctgatcgggtgtaggatcaggtggcacgcctagcaactctcagccagggcgcgcgccagatcactgggccgttgaccgagggaccggggcccaccagccgtcccggaagcctcccggctcctcgtgttgcctgtcgctgcccgccggcgggttttgaccgacaacagcaCCATATTCAGAAGCAAATAAGGTACTCTTTGCAGCACAGcagcttcgcggcactgcccgcatttggtgggatcattactatgccatgcagccagaaggACATATGGTTACGtgggaagagtttcggaccgcctttagggcacatcatattccagaaggactcattgagcggaagctcaatgaattcttagctcttacccagggaaccctcaccgtaatgcagtacgcacaagttttcaatcacctgtgttagtatgcgggttatcatgcaaacactgatgccaagaagcaggaTCATTTCCGTCGTGGCTTGAGCACCAAGCTTAGAGAACGATTGAATCTTCTGAAGGTAGACACTTTCaacgagttggtcaatatggccattactcaagaagattgcatctcagcccatcaGGCtaagaagaagcggaagataccccctagaccctcgagtgctcaacccccgaggtatcggttagtccaaaATATAGCTACACGAGCTCCACCTCGGAACAATCAACCAAGCAGGtgggtagctagaccccctTAACAGTCTAGATTCaataggccaccagtgcctcagcctCCGCGGCAGCAGCAACAGTTTGGATCAAGACCAAACTTTCCACAATTCAATCAGGGAagcaacaacaatcgttgtttcaattgcggcagttcATCACACTTCATTCGGGATTGCCCTCAACTTAGAAAATGATTCCAAGGGCAGACGTCCAATCCaaacagcaagggcaagggcaagaagcaagttgtgcaagttcgccaagggagggtgaattttacaactctctccgaacttcctgagggtgcaccaatcATGACGGGTAAATTCACTATACACTATCAAcccgcagttatactttttgattctggtgcaactcatagttttatcaattcaaagtttggaacaaaagtaggcttggattactaccctactaaaggagcatatatgataATGACCCCTGgtggtaaaatttcctcaaatcaaatctgtagaaatgtGCTAATTCAGTTGGGTAGTAGTCTAGTCAAAACAGATTTACTTGTGTTAGagctagaaggaatggatatcctactagacatggattggatgactaggcaccgagtatcattagacatctcttcccgaacagttgagatagactcaccctaccAAGGCACTACTGTTCTTTATCTCTCACCACGGaagtgcatcaactcttgtgcctatgctgtagaagggatcaagttaaaggacatccctattgtttgcgaatacccagatgtttttccagatgatttgcctggaatgcccccggacagggatattgagtttgtcatagaagtacaacccggcacagcccccatctctaagaggccctatcgtatgccacccaatgagctagcAGAGTTAataatccaactccaggacctccaagataagggtttcattcgtccaagtgcttcaccatggggttgtccagccctattcatgaagaaaaaggacaatagcttaaggctatgtgtagattatcatcccctcaatgcggtaaccataaaaaataagtatcctctgccccgcattgatattctgttcgatcagttagccggagcccgggtattctctaaaattgacctctgcttcggatatcatcaaatcaagatcaggccgagtgacatcctaaaaacagccttttccaccagataaggactctatgaatatctggtcatgtcgtttggtcttaccaatgcaccagcatacttcatgtatctcatgaactctatcttcatgcaagaagTCGACAAATTTGTAGTGGTCTtcgttgatgacattctgatttattccaaaaattcagaagatcatgcgaaccatctccatattgttcttcagagattaagagaccaccactagtatgccaaattctccaaatgcaagttttggctggataccgttaaatttctaggtcacactatctccagtgatggtatatccgttgatcccagtaaagtccaagaagtgctggactggaaacctcctatgTCAGTCCATcggatccgcagttttcttggtctagctggctattatcgttgtttcattcctgacttctcaagaatagccaagcctatgactgaactgctaaagaaaggagttaaattctcctgggattagaaatgtgaagatgcattccacaccctcaaaGCACATCTCACTATtgccccagttctggctcaatcggatgtttccaaaccttttgacatctattgtgatgcttcgggaatcggacttggttgtgtgcttatgcaagacaaccgagtgattgcttatgcatcgtgagcactcaggactcatgaacagaactatcctacacataatcttgaactcgcagccgttatccatgcacttaagatttggagacatcatctgatgggtacaaagtgccatatctatactaaccataaaagcctcaagtacatcttcacgcaagcagatctaaatatgaggcaaagatgttggctagagcttatcaaggattatgatctagaagtacactatcatccaggcaaggccaacgtcgttgcggatgcatttagccgcaaggcacattgctcttgcttgtcagtagaggcttccaatgagactctttgttgggagatgaggaagctcaatctagagatcattcctcaaggtagcttgaaccatctctcagttgaagctacacttagggataacatcatcctggcacaatagcatgacaaaggggtcagaatcatcaagcagaagttagcacaaggagaagaaaagtacaagtgctttcgagtagatcacgaagggatTCTATAGTTTAACGAGCAtgtcgttgtacccaaggaccataagcttcgtaagcagatattggacgaggcccatctgtccaaattctctatgcaccccagtagtaccaagatgtaccaggatttgaaatagaacttctggtggactcgcatgaagcgagaaattgcaaggtatgtctcggagtgtgatatctgccaaagggtTAAGGCCAGTCgtctaaaaactgctggtattcttcaacctttatccattccctcttggaagtgggaggatatcagcatggatttcaccgttggtttacccaacacctcccaaagacatgactctatttgggtaatcgttgatcgattaaccaagaccgcccatttccttcccgtgcatactacttacaacgccaaaaagtatgctgagatctatctagatcaaatagttcatctccatggagtgcctaagacgatcatttctgatcatggagcacaattcatcgcttgattctgggagcaacttcaacatgctcttggaactaagttaatccgaagctccacatatcatcctcagacagacaggcaaacggaaaggataaatcagattctagaagatatgcttagagcccgcgtacttcagtacgacaagaattgggacaaatgcttgtcactggcagaattttcctataacaatagtaatcagacaagtctcaagatagcgccatttgaagcattatacagttgccgatgccgaactcctttgagttggccACAACCCGGCGagcataaaatctttggacccgaccttgtcactgaagcagaggaaaaggtgaagactatccAAAATAATCTAAAagtagcccaatctcgacatAAAAGCTACGCtaacatacgaaggagaccattacagttccagGTTGGAAactttgtatatcttcgagtatctcctactcgaggtattcaacagtttggcataaaaggaaagcttgctcctcgatatattggaccctttgaaatcatcGAAGTTTGTGGACTCGTAGCTTattgtcttcaacttcctcctcaactagcgaccattcatgatatcttccatgtatttcaacttaggaagtgcgtcaaaattcctaccgagatcatcgattcccaatctAGTGAAATCCAACCAGATCTATCTTGTACCGAGCATCTGAtcaaagtactagacaccaaagagagaagtactagaagagaaaccattaggatgttcaaaattcagtgggaccatcacactgaagaagaagcgacttgggaaaccaaGTCATATCTTCAGCGTAACTTTctagacttccttcaagccaactcccaaatctgatcgtccgattccatcctgttccggaatctcgggacgagattctttttaggggggaaggctgtgacattcaggtacttgggATTAAAATGCACTAGATTCTAGCATGAAGTTTATGTGTTTGGTCTTGTATGTGTGTTTAAAGACTTAAATGCAAAtggaaaagggtatttttgtaattatgaaaagttcaggtccttttgtgcaaaatgtgtaTGAGTGGTAGGAAAAATCAAAAcatgtgaaggttgttttgcaaaaaggcaagaacttacttttaaaccacagatagaagtgaaactaccctaaggattcaattggagtgtagattttaaataggatttctctaagtttaaaattttgtcaagttttaaaatagattcaaatccttaactctttttaAACTTAACCttaaaggaaagttgtagatcttgttaagctctacacttttgcttttgggaacattttcatttgagctatggtttgaaagttgttttggctttacagtggagtccctgtatttttggaaaattgcacactagtcctcatcgtctacctccagcccctccctctctctgttttctctccgcgcccgaccgccgcccgccggccgttttcccgagccccagctaACCCCGCGCCGCTTAATCctgcgccacgtgccctccagcgccGCGCCCACCGCTTGCCCGGCCTCTGCTGGCCCctcctcgcccctccacgtcgcgccggcgACGCCCGAGAGCGCCATACCTCCCGCCGGCatgccagcacctgctctcgctcgccgtgcctcctcctcaacttgaagcacgtccctgagctcccagtgaactcactcttgccttcacGCACTCACATTTCCACTGTCTTCCTTCTTCCCGAGCGCTACTCcttgccggagctccgccgcagctcctgcccgccgtcgtcagccacctccgccacctcccacccgcgatccagtgctccagtagcaccgctGCAACCCATTGAGGCTCACAaacccatccaatttcactttcccgcactcgagcagcccggaccacagcgccagtgagctcgagctccgccgccgctcagtctcgccgtcgtcccgacgctccgccgcctctcagCCCCTACCAAGAACACCACCAgtaccacatcatcgcgtggaagctttctagccacttccccgctgCTCTCCTGCagtccggccaccggaacgccgccatcgtccctcggagccccgccgcccgcccctgttcgctgTCGACTCACCAtttcagcccctctcttcctcaacaccaACCACCcctgtgaccgccgtgagctcctgaaccttttcccccactttctcCTTGCCGCCTGTGAGCCCCACCACCGGAATTTGGTCGCCGTAGATCGGCTTCTCTGGAAAACCCGgctaaggacccaattgcaaggatttcaatctttccaggggcctttctgtgaaaaatcagtacccccacATTTCAAGttagccaactttgaaaatccataggaattagtagaaaaatccaaaaattatcaaaccagttttgttgtactccagaagtttagctctacaactttggttttTAGAGTCTgctttgaaaccaaatgctttttgagttattttaaagtttagcaaaagggtatcttatatgTAActttttgcatgctagctctattgcttgtgatttttggtgtgtagcctggttaagttgtaagtaagcttgtgtaaaaacttcacttgcagtactgaaccctagcttgaactaatttaaacttatgcaaatcaagcttgaaatggtttaaatttattcaagcatgtcactaaggttttcatgcttagatctttttaccatctgatgttctataattgagtagttcatagtaaatctttcaagaatttattgcactgttttgcctaaggtttgaatttaaacttgaaatttgaatttaattcaaatgctttagtttctattctcagaaatttatgaaaaattcatagtaagctcatctgttagaagtaagcttacccaaaaaaattcaaggccatatcCTTTGtcgatttcaaaataaaaatcaaacttattaacctaattcaattaatccaattatttatgataattgaattaagatacaaatagtaggtttgaattcaaatttcttgttttatgaagttgtgcttatcaatttgttagattgcaaatttattgtgaagtaaaattcttaactcaagaaccacctaattcaaatcattgcatatcatgtagagtcagcgacacttgacgacgaagtctacgagctaatccaggagcccgagcaagggttttctgaagaccaggtgaacgttaccgagaatttaactgaagccccgaaccaaggttcagaagttcttgacatccctgaccccagccccgctcaagaaggcaagccccggtgcataacccagtattttaaattatgcacttatgttactatatatctatcttgtgcactAAGTATTAGgaattgttatgaaaccctatttgaatgaaacttaggaacctatgtaatgtttccaagtcctagacgagtagatgctctgctaataagaccggcagaagtcgagtgatttcctgtcactcgcgcgatataggagttgattgtttactattttgcaatcactatcaCTACAAAGAATCCCTTAATACATGACGGATCAATTTCGTCACGAATTAATAAAAAACATCACAAAACCATGATTATGACGGTTTTGCATAACGTCATGTAATGGGCATCATGGATTGTTGTCCGTGACGGTTTCGCAAAACAGTCATAAATTGCCTCAGTCCGTGACCTTTCCCGATCGTCACAAAATAAGCTCGAGCCCGCACAACCCAGCCCAAAGCCCAAACTCagtgacaaaaaaaaaatcatcacGGATGGTTGCCATATGGACGCTGACGTGGCATACATGCTATCATCCAACATGGGCTTCAAATCTAGCCCATCAACTTATAAGAAATTTTTGGCCCATATTATAGTTGAGCTTGACGAATTTAGCCCAATATAAAATTTGGCACATTTGTTAATTCATCTCAAATCTGGCCCAATTATTAGCTCATGCATAAAAGTAACCCATATCAATTTATACAAATTTCATTTCAGCACATTTAAAAAGCATCATTCTGCCCAAAACAACATTGCAACAGAAAATTAATATATTACTTCAACCATACAATTAATATAGCACCACAAACATCATGTTTGGTGTCCAATATCACCTCAACACACAAACAACAAAATATGACAGCATGAGTCAAACATAATGAAGCACCAAAACCAGAATGGAATGTTTCCACTTCAACAAAACATATTTGAACAAAAGCTATGTCAAATCTAACTTGCCACATACCATCCAATTCAGCTAACTTGGTTGAATTTTACTTAACAAAAGTTGAAGCTTCTTCATGTCCGCTTCCATCTCAGCTTGCCTCTTCTTCATCTCCCCTTGCTCCCTAACCCTTAACTCTTCTCTTTCCTGCATTTGTTTTGACAACAGATCAAGTTGCTCACGTTGGGTGTTGACAACAGATCGAAGGTCTGTATTTGCCCCCTTCTCTGCTTCAAGTTGTGCTGCAATATTTCTTACACTAGACCTAGGACAAGAATTTTGTATCCCCACATTTTGAAGGAACAGATTCTTCCTTGTATTCTCAGCGAGAACATCTGCTACAACTTTTGTCACAGACATTTGTTCTTCACATTCTGCTGGTGTAGACAACTTGTTTTCCATTTGAGTCTAGCATGCAAGAAACAAACATGGTTACTGATCAGAAAACCTTCAAATAAGCATTAGAAACAGAATTCTTTGAATGACAATGACTTACTATAGCTTGCTGCACATTAGACGAGTAGCATTTCTTTTTCTTGCTATAGTGGCACTCTTTAAACAAATCCAATGCATCAGGTTCTTGGTCATTGTATTTATCTCCCTAGAAAAAATACAGCAATAAGAATGTGCAGCAGTAATTATTTTCTGTTGGAATTCATATGAGCAGCAAGTACTTTGATCAAAACACTTTACTCATGTGTATACAAAGATACATGTTACAACTAGTTATTTGATCATAATACTAGTGCATTTGATCAGGAACTTGTTCACAAGTTAGCTAATTTCTGCCGCAATTTTTCACTCATTAGTAACTAAGAACACAATCTAGAACAACACTTGTTCGCAGCAAGTTATTAAATTTCTGCTGCAAGATTTTGCTCAGTAGGAACTAGGAACATAATCTAAAATAGAAATACATTCTGGGACAGCAAATAGATTAATCCAAAACAGCTACTTTTGACTGCATTAGCAGATGTACTTTTCTCATATTAATCAATAAATCATAAGGCTACAAGTAAAGACATGTAACTTACCAAATTTTCCACATGAACTTGGTAACTACGAGAGCCGGTTGTTTGATGGTATATAACATGGGTTCGATTCTCTTTGTTCTTTTGAGATATCTCCTACAGCAGTTATAAAGTAAATGTAAGCAACATGTATGTCCAAGATTTCAGTTTTTTAGAAAGAAACATACCATCCCTTTTGGAGTTTTCCAATATTCCACAAGTTCATTCCACTCTTGATCAGTCATCGATCTGATTGGAGATGTTTTTGGCACCAAATGTAGTGGAAAAGGATTAAAGTACTTTTTCTTGAGCCGATGTCGTTGTTGCCGAACTGCATTCTTCATCATTTGGTTACAACCATTTTGAACTGAAGCGTCACTCGTGTTGATGTCAAACTTTGCCTAATCAAGTGAATGAATATATTAGATATGTACTTATGATTATGTCAAACCTTGAAAGAAACAAAAGAGTACAAAGGAATGAGAGAACTACTATCTTAGATAACCTAGACATGCCAATATAGATGACAATGAAGAAAGTGAAGCTATCATAGAGGAATGATGATATTTATACATCAATTCAAAATGGTGTAAAACTACCATCTTATATAATCATTCGAATGATGCTACATTAAGTAGTGTTGAACAATATATGCAAGTAAATAGTGACCAATTTTCAAAGTGGTGGAATGTAGAGAATGCACTTACACTAAGTCTTCCTGTAAATACTTTAAATAGGCCCTGTTT
Above is a genomic segment from Panicum hallii strain FIL2 chromosome 8, PHallii_v3.1, whole genome shotgun sequence containing:
- the LOC112901927 gene encoding uncharacterized protein LOC112901927 isoform X3; translated protein: MQCMQNNARLQELGIYALSRELEEASSISHKKNKPSHKNTENFESEYDPSSQDDTDDDDNAKGSKQRNTKTACKSVGAINLRSKRVLAELECTRNTRSKKHTAQADATLAPSVNIDGHNQATFGAGGPAHLDENTLVADEGHVVAPLGGQNYACNEDNGHVQADGNMTNADEVDDDNNQMLNEDVQLGENDRWERGANMGHGLYRINRALRGKLQVVIPEGKIRPMAPLVAAKFATECNIAVRNHVPVLKHWKEYKKKQGLFKVFTGRLSAKFDINTSDASVQNGCNQMMKNAVRQQRHRLKKKYFNPFPLHLVPKTSPIRSMTDQEWNELVEYWKTPKGMEISQKNKENRTHVIYHQTTGSRSYQVHVENLGDKYNDQEPDALDLFKECHYSKKKKCYSSNVQQAITQMENKLSTPAECEEQMSVTKVVADVLAENTRKNLFLQNVGIQNSCPRSSVRNIAAQLEAEKGANTDLRSVVNTQREQLDLLSKQMQEREELRVREQGEMKKRQAEMEADMKKLQLLLSKIQPS